The following coding sequences are from one Lysinibacillus sp. FSL W8-0992 window:
- a CDS encoding formate/nitrite transporter family protein yields MMKETIAIVCTSANNKITMMKKRPFNYLLQAIAGGLFIGFGILLIVTIGGLFDPVGVPSMKVVQGLAFGVALSMVMMAGANLFTGDNFVLSVSTLEKKSSPLEMVGIWLFSYIGNFFGSLLGAMLFFYAGLAIGDIATYIEKSATSKMNASFVELLCRGILCNLLVCLAVWCTYKLKTEIAKLAMIFCCIFPFITSGFEHSIANMTLFSLALFIPHGDLVSLGGAVANLVPVTIGNIIGGAIIGIVYWVNARE; encoded by the coding sequence ATGATGAAAGAAACAATTGCTATCGTGTGCACGTCAGCTAACAATAAAATAACGATGATGAAGAAAAGACCTTTTAACTATTTATTGCAAGCGATTGCTGGTGGACTTTTTATTGGTTTTGGTATTTTGTTAATCGTTACAATTGGAGGATTATTTGATCCTGTGGGTGTACCGAGTATGAAAGTAGTACAGGGGTTAGCATTTGGTGTAGCACTTAGTATGGTCATGATGGCTGGTGCGAATTTATTTACGGGTGATAACTTCGTATTATCGGTAAGTACATTAGAGAAAAAATCTTCCCCACTTGAAATGGTCGGTATTTGGTTATTTAGCTACATTGGTAATTTTTTTGGCTCATTACTTGGTGCAATGTTATTCTTCTATGCAGGGCTTGCCATTGGCGATATAGCTACTTATATCGAGAAAAGTGCAACGTCCAAGATGAATGCAAGCTTTGTTGAGCTGCTATGTCGTGGCATTTTATGTAATCTTCTTGTCTGCTTAGCTGTATGGTGTACTTATAAATTAAAAACAGAAATAGCAAAATTAGCGATGATTTTCTGTTGTATTTTCCCCTTTATTACATCGGGATTTGAGCACAGCATTGCCAATATGACACTTTTTAGCCTTGCGCTCTTTATTCCGCACGGTGATCTTGTATCGCTTGGTGGTGCGGTGGCAAATTTAGTTCCTGTCACAATTGGTAATATTATTGGCGGTGCGATCATCGGCATTGTCTATTGGGTGAACGCGAGAGAATAA